A section of the Clostridium omnivorum genome encodes:
- a CDS encoding sensor histidine kinase yields MQSIRSKLSVLLIICSIIAITLITVFVNITVNSKFNEYMVDTQNKRYERIVSILQEIYKRDGKWTNDSGTELLHEAYMGNYCLTLLDKNKKSIWGMDPNDIKDKQHLNTMVVNEKGIYTSKRFEIKVNGEVVGYVDIGQYSSVLLSDEDVNFKLSINKSIITSGVITLFIIILISLYFSKKFSIPIKDVANLSVSLSKGNFNTKSSTKSNIEELENLRKSVNILAEKLKYQDMLRKRLVSDISHEIRAPLNVLQNNLEAIIDGLFPASTERLNYLNEEVVRFGRLLNNLDVLKEFEAESIKLNFGNVVLDELIQGICEEYYMTAKNKGIVLSYDFEPNQDYSLTGDKDKLKQVFINLISNALKFTTCNGKVLIKMYKNNENIIIEVEDNGIGIKEEDLPFIFERLYRGDKSRHEIEGSGIGLTIVKNIIQLHSGSIDVESKEGKGTKFKITLNK; encoded by the coding sequence ATGCAGTCAATCAGAAGTAAATTAAGTGTTTTATTAATAATATGCTCAATTATTGCAATTACATTGATAACTGTCTTTGTTAATATAACTGTAAATAGTAAGTTTAATGAATATATGGTAGACACTCAAAACAAGAGATATGAGAGAATTGTATCAATTCTTCAAGAAATATATAAAAGGGATGGAAAGTGGACTAATGATTCGGGTACAGAATTATTACATGAAGCTTATATGGGAAATTATTGCTTAACATTGCTTGATAAAAATAAAAAATCTATATGGGGTATGGATCCAAATGATATTAAAGATAAGCAGCATTTGAATACTATGGTTGTTAATGAAAAAGGCATTTATACCTCTAAAAGATTTGAAATTAAAGTTAACGGAGAAGTAGTTGGATATGTTGATATAGGTCAATACTCCTCTGTATTGCTGTCCGACGAAGACGTGAATTTTAAATTATCAATAAATAAGAGTATTATAACTAGCGGGGTAATAACTTTATTTATTATTATCTTGATTAGCTTGTATTTTTCTAAAAAGTTTTCCATTCCAATTAAGGATGTGGCAAATCTGTCAGTAAGCCTGTCAAAAGGTAATTTTAACACTAAATCTAGCACAAAGTCTAATATTGAGGAACTAGAAAATCTACGTAAAAGTGTAAATATTTTAGCAGAAAAGCTTAAATATCAGGATATGCTTAGAAAGCGGTTGGTTTCTGATATATCTCATGAGATAAGAGCACCTTTGAATGTACTGCAGAATAATCTAGAAGCCATTATAGATGGTCTCTTTCCGGCTTCAACAGAAAGACTAAATTATTTAAATGAAGAAGTAGTTAGGTTTGGAAGATTATTAAATAATTTAGATGTTCTAAAAGAATTTGAAGCCGAGAGTATTAAACTCAACTTTGGAAATGTGGTTTTAGATGAGCTTATTCAAGGTATATGTGAAGAATATTATATGACAGCAAAAAATAAAGGTATTGTGCTCAGTTATGATTTTGAGCCAAATCAGGACTATAGTCTTACTGGTGACAAGGATAAGTTAAAACAGGTTTTTATAAATCTAATATCAAATGCTTTAAAATTTACTACGTGTAATGGTAAGGTGCTTATCAAAATGTATAAGAATAATGAAAATATCATTATAGAGGTTGAAGATAATGGTATCGGAATAAAGGAAGAAGATTTGCCATTTATATTTGAAAGGCTTTATAGAGGAGATAAGAGTAGACACGAAATTGAAGGAAGTGGAATAGGCTTAACTATTGTTAAAAATATAATACAGCTTCATTCAGGAAGTATAGATGTTGAAAGTAAAGAAGGTAAAGGAACTAAGTTTAAGATTACTCTAAATAAATAA
- a CDS encoding response regulator transcription factor has protein sequence MYNILIIEDEERVSEVLKAYLEKEGYKVYCTTRGLKGIELFKTIDFKLIILDLMLPDINGEDICKIIRKSSEVHIFMLTAKGALNDRIEGLNIGADEYLVKPFSPRELTARVNALFRRVNAENEKDSTIFNDGRLIVDYGERTVKINGEEVSFTPNEFDILYTLLVNKGKVLSREQLIDKVFGIDFEGYDRTVDVYIKNIRKKIEKDTKNPKYVITVMKVGYKFGGDI, from the coding sequence ATGTATAACATCTTGATAATTGAGGATGAAGAAAGAGTATCTGAGGTTTTAAAGGCCTATTTAGAAAAAGAAGGGTATAAGGTGTATTGTACTACAAGAGGACTTAAAGGAATTGAACTTTTTAAAACAATAGATTTTAAATTGATAATACTTGATTTAATGCTTCCAGATATAAATGGGGAAGATATTTGTAAGATAATAAGGAAAAGCTCAGAAGTGCATATTTTTATGCTTACAGCAAAGGGAGCATTAAATGATAGAATAGAGGGTCTTAATATAGGAGCAGACGAATACTTAGTTAAGCCCTTTAGCCCAAGGGAGCTAACTGCAAGAGTGAATGCACTTTTTAGGAGAGTAAATGCAGAAAATGAGAAGGATTCTACTATATTTAATGATGGAAGGCTAATTGTTGATTATGGTGAAAGAACAGTAAAAATAAATGGAGAGGAAGTGTCCTTTACTCCAAATGAATTTGATATATTATATACACTACTAGTAAATAAAGGTAAGGTATTATCTAGAGAACAGCTTATAGATAAGGTATTCGGTATAGATTTTGAAGGCTATGATAGAACTGTAGATGTTTATATAAAAAATATACGTAAAAAGATAGAGAAGGATACAAAAAATCCTAAGTATGTTATAACAGTTATGAAAGTAGGATATAAATTCGGTGGTGATATATAG